A genomic window from Maledivibacter sp. includes:
- a CDS encoding AEC family transporter produces the protein MAVLEQVIILFLLIIIGYIIKKLKIISNDMNRDVSNLVMNVALPAFIITAMNFSFSPDVLVKSGKLIIVSISIYTFVIGISFFITKIMGVKGETRDIFQYSIVFSNVGYMGYPVIKALMGDIGVFYGALYNLPFNILVWTFGVYLLTRNDMKTHKEKLNNKNSISIKKFINPGIVAIITGFILFLFSIELPYSIYRTLELLGSLTTPLAMIFIGSILADVKTSEIFTDKRVFILCVIRLAILPVLVMFILRTIGFSDYLVAIPVIMTAMPIAANAAIMASRFNNDYHLASKTVFLSTLFSVLTIPLIVIMLK, from the coding sequence ATGGCTGTACTTGAGCAAGTAATTATATTATTTTTGTTGATTATAATAGGATATATAATAAAAAAGTTAAAGATAATATCTAATGATATGAATAGGGATGTAAGTAATTTAGTGATGAATGTAGCTTTACCTGCTTTTATTATTACGGCCATGAATTTTTCCTTCTCCCCCGATGTTTTGGTTAAAAGTGGTAAATTGATTATTGTTTCAATATCCATATATACATTTGTTATAGGGATTTCTTTTTTTATAACTAAAATCATGGGAGTCAAAGGGGAAACTAGGGATATATTTCAATATTCTATAGTTTTTTCTAATGTTGGCTATATGGGATATCCTGTGATTAAAGCTTTAATGGGAGATATAGGAGTATTTTATGGGGCACTTTACAATCTGCCCTTTAATATTCTAGTTTGGACATTTGGAGTATATCTTTTAACTAGAAATGATATGAAGACCCATAAAGAAAAGCTAAATAATAAAAACAGTATAAGTATCAAAAAATTTATAAATCCAGGAATAGTTGCGATTATAACGGGATTTATCCTATTCTTGTTTTCGATAGAATTGCCCTATTCAATATATAGAACCTTGGAGCTTTTGGGTAGTTTGACAACCCCCTTAGCTATGATATTTATTGGTTCCATATTGGCTGATGTAAAGACATCAGAAATATTTACTGATAAAAGAGTTTTTATATTATGTGTCATTAGATTAGCTATATTACCTGTTTTGGTAATGTTTATACTGAGAACAATAGGATTTAGTGACTATTTGGTAGCCATACCTGTAATAATGACTGCCATGCCTATAGCTGCTAATGCAGCAATAATGGCATCAAGGTTTAATAATGATTACCACCTAGCATCAAAGACAGTATTCTTATCAACTCTATTTTCAGTACTTACTATACCCTTGATAGTGATTATGTTGAAATAG
- the yyaC gene encoding spore protease YyaC: MVMKKKDSIHEIKIHFQDKYGVSLLSENLSKKFKPNTIIICIGTDRCIGDALGPLVGTLLIRANFKYPVYGTLKNPIHAINLKEKVKKIRDIHKNPNIIAVDACLGDQKYIGNIQIRHSPILPGKGVGKNLPSVGNISIVGIVDKFTTDDFFPIHNIRLSLVIEMAEVIAKSLIGAIST; the protein is encoded by the coding sequence TTGGTCATGAAAAAAAAAGATTCAATACATGAAATTAAAATTCACTTTCAAGACAAATATGGGGTCAGTCTCCTATCAGAAAATTTATCCAAGAAATTCAAACCCAATACAATAATAATATGTATTGGTACCGATAGATGTATCGGCGATGCCCTAGGCCCACTAGTTGGCACACTGCTTATAAGGGCGAATTTCAAATATCCCGTTTATGGAACATTGAAAAATCCAATACATGCAATCAATCTCAAGGAAAAAGTAAAAAAAATCAGGGATATACATAAAAATCCGAATATAATCGCCGTGGATGCTTGCCTCGGTGATCAAAAATATATAGGCAATATACAAATAAGGCACAGTCCCATTTTACCCGGAAAGGGAGTAGGTAAAAACCTTCCCTCCGTTGGAAATATTTCCATAGTTGGCATAGTTGATAAATTTACCACCGATGATTTCTTTCCAATTCATAATATCAGACTAAGCTTAGTAATAGAAATGGCAGAAGTTATAGCAAAAAGTTTAATAGGAGCTATTTCAACATAA
- a CDS encoding aspartyl-phosphate phosphatase Spo0E family protein, translating into MNNINSLSIKIEKLRKELSSTLDNNLHDMSMDELVDQSNELNKLIVEYYRRTTNKED; encoded by the coding sequence ATGAATAATATAAATAGCTTAAGTATTAAAATTGAAAAACTTAGAAAAGAATTATCATCTACATTAGATAATAATTTACATGATATGTCTATGGATGAGCTTGTTGATCAAAGTAATGAACTCAATAAATTAATCGTTGAATATTACAGACGAACAACCAACAAAGAGGACTAA
- a CDS encoding phosphodiester glycosidase family protein, giving the protein MLNKKRFTAGLLTALLAFNTFITFSSAEFIDIYGEESSENLSGGVVHEKILRFTHKGWLNINVLRIDTDDNYTSLEVLTSKNGISNRDPLTNLASESENAHKIVGAINGDFYDTRAFATIGPVVKDGELITSSKSHPDFATFNIDDENKPFIDYWQEGSIRLINGENSSVLNIAYKNKPYINTGGILLDSNWGELSFGNEMHDDIVEMVIVDNRVQEIRDNLEAIEIPDNGFIIAATGEVKAHILNNFSQNDRVLLNMTGKPNFEELSLAMGGGSIILKDGIIPDDFSLKISGNHPRTGLGISKDKDEIIMVTIDGRTSSYTGTTQRELAEILIELGAYDGINLDGGGSTEMVVKPLGDETVTIVNNPSGGFERKIMNGLAVLNNSPKSQLKDIKIECDDTNIFLGTSRKFRVKAYDGNYNPTHVDLDDVRWRVNGIEGDFMEDKFIPTTTGEGTIEVSFKNKTASIDIQVLEHPNKLHISPSKIFAEAEREVPLYIEAVNDEGFKAKINSDDLIWSIPNKIGDIENNTFISSKEVSNDIIKASLNNIDAYIQVSTNYLKVIFDDFERLNAGFLPYPKEVVGNFELSPSPKNGQSSGKLSYDFTDVNASKAAYIVFNDDGLQLKEKPEKLGLWVYGNKGNGHWLRGKITDASENSYNMTFERNVDWEGWKFVEAIIPDRAIAPIKLERIYLVETEPLFMDSGYIYVDDITAFYKPSFDKEIPKDTTVYIDKRNISSELKNEDSFRFLAHGSIGDIDTMLDTWFVNELADITETMDLNLFTNHIDGKLEDQLLDNYLVGASGYSHTQFKNSSFIRLDNSERGLRATDYNQWIWFLDKVKNLESDSLFVVLPKPLSFIDKLEEKLFFDTLGKLRKEKNMDIWILSGGNNKDFEIETIKGIGLVKLKSFPTYDEIDPEKDLKYMVFTVNDGYVTYEIKNMFKKDR; this is encoded by the coding sequence ATGCTGAATAAGAAAAGATTTACCGCAGGACTATTGACTGCCCTGTTGGCCTTTAATACTTTCATTACATTCTCTTCTGCTGAGTTTATTGATATCTATGGAGAAGAGTCCTCTGAAAATCTATCCGGAGGAGTAGTTCACGAGAAAATATTGAGATTTACCCATAAGGGATGGCTAAATATAAATGTTCTTAGAATAGATACCGATGATAATTATACTTCTTTGGAAGTACTTACAAGTAAAAATGGTATCTCCAATAGGGACCCATTAACTAATCTTGCTTCCGAAAGTGAAAATGCCCATAAGATCGTGGGAGCCATAAATGGTGATTTCTATGATACTCGGGCCTTTGCAACTATAGGCCCTGTAGTTAAAGATGGCGAGCTTATAACATCATCAAAAAGTCACCCTGACTTTGCAACCTTCAACATTGATGATGAAAACAAGCCCTTTATAGACTATTGGCAGGAAGGTAGCATTAGACTGATAAATGGTGAAAATAGCTCTGTACTCAATATAGCCTATAAAAATAAGCCCTACATAAATACTGGAGGTATTCTTCTAGATAGCAACTGGGGGGAGCTTTCCTTTGGTAATGAAATGCACGATGATATAGTGGAAATGGTCATAGTAGATAATAGGGTTCAAGAAATACGTGATAATTTAGAGGCCATAGAGATTCCCGATAACGGTTTTATAATCGCTGCCACGGGTGAAGTTAAAGCCCATATTTTGAATAATTTTTCTCAAAATGATAGGGTTTTGCTTAATATGACAGGGAAGCCAAACTTTGAGGAGCTTTCCTTAGCCATGGGGGGAGGCTCTATAATACTTAAAGACGGAATTATCCCCGATGATTTCTCCCTTAAAATCTCTGGCAATCATCCAAGAACTGGACTCGGTATAAGTAAGGATAAGGATGAAATTATTATGGTGACAATTGATGGTAGAACTTCTTCCTATACGGGGACCACTCAAAGGGAACTTGCTGAGATCCTAATAGAACTCGGTGCCTACGATGGAATCAACCTTGATGGTGGAGGATCTACTGAAATGGTCGTAAAGCCTTTGGGTGATGAAACTGTTACAATAGTCAATAATCCATCGGGGGGCTTCGAAAGAAAAATTATGAACGGACTTGCAGTACTTAATAACAGTCCTAAATCGCAACTAAAGGATATAAAGATAGAATGTGACGATACAAACATATTTTTAGGAACATCAAGGAAATTTAGGGTAAAGGCCTACGATGGAAATTACAACCCTACCCATGTGGATTTAGACGATGTTAGATGGAGGGTAAATGGTATAGAGGGTGATTTTATGGAAGATAAGTTCATTCCTACTACTACCGGCGAAGGAACTATTGAGGTGTCCTTTAAAAATAAAACTGCTTCCATAGATATTCAGGTTCTAGAACACCCTAACAAGCTTCATATTTCTCCCTCAAAGATATTTGCAGAGGCAGAAAGGGAAGTCCCTTTATATATAGAAGCCGTAAATGACGAAGGCTTTAAGGCGAAGATAAACTCAGATGATTTAATTTGGTCTATTCCAAACAAAATCGGTGACATAGAAAACAATACTTTTATATCTTCCAAGGAAGTAAGCAACGATATAATAAAGGCCTCCTTAAACAATATTGATGCCTATATTCAAGTGTCAACAAACTACCTTAAGGTTATTTTTGATGATTTTGAAAGACTAAATGCAGGCTTTTTACCATATCCCAAGGAAGTTGTAGGCAACTTTGAGCTTTCACCTAGCCCTAAAAATGGTCAAAGCTCCGGTAAGTTAAGCTATGATTTCACTGATGTCAATGCTTCTAAGGCTGCATATATTGTTTTTAATGACGATGGTCTCCAACTCAAGGAAAAGCCCGAAAAACTAGGTCTATGGGTATATGGAAATAAGGGAAACGGTCATTGGCTCAGAGGGAAAATAACCGATGCCTCTGAAAATTCCTATAATATGACCTTTGAAAGAAACGTTGACTGGGAGGGATGGAAATTTGTTGAAGCCATCATACCCGATAGAGCAATAGCCCCAATAAAACTCGAAAGAATATACTTAGTTGAAACAGAGCCCCTTTTCATGGACTCTGGATATATTTATGTAGATGACATAACAGCATTTTACAAGCCTAGTTTTGATAAAGAAATTCCAAAGGACACAACCGTCTACATAGATAAAAGGAATATCTCTAGTGAGCTTAAAAACGAAGATTCCTTTAGATTCTTGGCCCACGGAAGCATCGGAGATATAGATACGATGCTAGATACATGGTTTGTAAATGAGCTTGCAGACATTACTGAAACTATGGATTTGAACCTTTTTACAAACCACATTGACGGCAAACTAGAGGATCAGCTGCTGGATAATTATTTAGTGGGAGCCTCTGGATATTCCCATACTCAATTCAAAAACAGCTCATTCATTAGGCTGGACAATAGTGAAAGGGGTCTTAGGGCTACGGATTACAATCAATGGATTTGGTTCCTAGATAAAGTTAAGAATCTAGAATCCGACAGTCTCTTCGTTGTTTTACCAAAGCCATTGAGCTTTATAGATAAACTTGAGGAGAAATTATTCTTCGATACCCTTGGAAAGCTAAGAAAAGAAAAAAATATGGATATATGGATATTATCCGGTGGCAACAATAAAGATTTTGAAATTGAAACCATAAAGGGTATAGGATTAGTCAAGTTGAAATCCTTCCCTACCTATGATGAGATTGACCCCGAGAAAGACCTAAAATACATGGTATTCACTGTAAATGACGGATACGTGACCTATGAGATAAAAAATATGTTTAAAAAAGATAGATAG
- a CDS encoding tRNA 2-thiocytidine(32) synthetase TtcA, with product MKKIIGYIRKAVEDFDMIQDGDIVGVGVSGGKDSVALLYGLRLFQNFSPIKYELKALSLTLGFDNFDLSPIQSLCDEIGVEYIIKPTQIAKIVFEERNEKNPCSLCARFKRAALHDLCKENSVTKLALGHHRDDGIETLFLSMFYEGRINTFDPVTYLSRKDLTMIRPMIYAEEREIAGAVKRQNLPVVKSSCPADGNTKREYMKQSLLRFYKDIPHSKKALLNALMNTEQLNIWGMNKK from the coding sequence TTGAAAAAAATTATTGGATACATTAGAAAAGCCGTAGAAGATTTTGATATGATACAGGATGGAGATATAGTAGGCGTTGGAGTTTCAGGGGGAAAGGACAGTGTGGCACTTTTATATGGTCTAAGACTCTTTCAAAACTTTTCGCCGATTAAATATGAACTTAAAGCCCTATCCTTAACCCTTGGTTTTGATAACTTTGATTTATCCCCTATACAAAGCTTATGTGATGAAATAGGTGTGGAATATATAATTAAACCAACTCAAATTGCCAAAATAGTTTTTGAAGAAAGAAATGAAAAAAATCCATGTTCATTATGTGCTAGATTCAAAAGAGCTGCTCTTCACGATCTTTGTAAGGAAAACTCAGTAACAAAGCTGGCTCTAGGTCATCACAGGGATGACGGTATTGAAACCCTATTTTTAAGTATGTTCTATGAGGGAAGGATCAATACCTTTGACCCCGTAACCTATCTTAGTAGAAAGGATTTAACTATGATTAGACCTATGATCTATGCTGAAGAACGGGAGATAGCAGGTGCAGTTAAAAGACAGAATCTTCCTGTGGTCAAAAGTTCTTGCCCTGCCGATGGAAACACAAAAAGGGAATATATGAAGCAATCCCTATTAAGATTTTATAAGGATATACCTCATTCCAAAAAGGCCCTTTTGAATGCCTTGATGAATACTGAGCAGCTAAATATATGGGGAATGAATAAAAAATAA
- a CDS encoding small multi-drug export protein has product MGLVDFLSRELRVFLLSTLPIIELRGAIPYGIAVGMNPIHAAFLCIVGSMVPVPFLLFLLKPFFTKLRRIYMIREFEIWLIDRTERRAGNIKKYSILGLVLFVAIPLPSTGVWTGAIAAAIFNLRSDHAFFAILLGNIIAAILLTILSRLAILNL; this is encoded by the coding sequence ATGGGCTTAGTTGATTTCTTATCAAGGGAGCTTAGAGTTTTTTTACTTTCAACTTTACCGATAATAGAGTTAAGGGGGGCTATTCCCTATGGTATCGCAGTGGGGATGAACCCCATCCATGCAGCTTTTTTATGTATAGTAGGCAGTATGGTACCTGTCCCATTTCTACTGTTCCTTTTAAAGCCTTTTTTTACAAAGCTAAGAAGGATTTATATGATAAGAGAATTTGAAATATGGCTAATAGATAGGACGGAGCGAAGGGCAGGAAATATAAAGAAATACAGCATACTTGGACTGGTATTATTTGTAGCTATTCCACTGCCTTCGACGGGAGTTTGGACGGGAGCCATAGCAGCAGCGATATTTAATTTAAGGAGTGATCATGCATTTTTTGCAATACTTTTAGGTAATATTATAGCTGCAATTTTATTAACTATATTAAGCCGGCTTGCAATATTAAATTTATAA
- the metK gene encoding methionine adenosyltransferase → MKRLFTSESVTEGHPDKICDQVSDAILDAIFDKDPHARVACETSVTTGLVLVAGEISTKCYVDIPKVVRKTIEEIGYTRAKYGFDCATCAVLTSIDEQSPDIAMGVDEALESKEGDMGDEIEAIGAGDQGIMFGFACNETEELMPLPISLAHKLAKRLSETRKNGTLSYLRPDGKTQVTVEYEDDKPVRIDTIVISTQHGPEISREQIEKDMIEHVINKIVPQNLLDEKTRYLINPTGRFVIGGPQGDAGLTGRKIIVDTYGGYSRHGGGAFSGKDPTKVDRSAAYAARYVAKNIVAAGLADKCELELAYAIGVAEPVSILVETFGTGKVSEGKLVELVKKHFDLRPAAIIRDLDLRRPIFRQTAAYGHFGRTDIELPWEKTDRAEILRKEGLGE, encoded by the coding sequence TTGAAAAGACTTTTTACTTCGGAATCTGTTACGGAGGGGCATCCAGATAAGATATGTGATCAAGTTTCAGATGCTATTTTAGACGCAATATTTGATAAGGACCCCCATGCTCGTGTTGCTTGTGAGACTTCTGTTACTACGGGGTTAGTATTAGTTGCGGGGGAAATCTCCACTAAGTGCTATGTGGATATACCTAAGGTGGTTAGAAAAACTATTGAAGAAATAGGATATACTAGAGCAAAATATGGATTTGATTGTGCTACATGTGCGGTACTTACTTCTATAGATGAGCAGTCTCCAGATATAGCCATGGGAGTGGATGAAGCATTAGAAAGTAAAGAAGGAGATATGGGAGATGAAATAGAAGCCATAGGTGCAGGTGACCAAGGGATAATGTTTGGATTTGCTTGTAATGAAACCGAGGAGCTAATGCCATTACCAATTTCTTTAGCCCATAAGCTTGCTAAAAGGCTCTCAGAGACAAGAAAAAATGGAACACTATCCTATCTTAGACCCGATGGCAAAACCCAGGTTACAGTAGAATATGAGGATGATAAACCCGTAAGAATTGATACCATAGTTATATCCACTCAGCATGGCCCGGAAATTAGCCGTGAACAAATAGAAAAGGATATGATTGAACATGTAATAAACAAAATAGTGCCCCAGAATCTGTTAGATGAAAAAACCAGATACTTAATAAATCCTACTGGTAGATTTGTTATAGGTGGACCACAAGGGGATGCAGGTTTAACGGGAAGAAAAATCATAGTTGATACATATGGTGGATATTCAAGACATGGTGGTGGAGCTTTTTCAGGAAAAGACCCAACAAAGGTAGATAGATCAGCTGCATATGCTGCAAGATATGTGGCTAAAAACATAGTTGCCGCAGGGCTTGCCGATAAATGTGAGTTAGAGCTTGCTTATGCTATTGGAGTGGCTGAGCCAGTTTCTATATTAGTTGAAACCTTTGGAACGGGAAAAGTATCTGAGGGAAAATTAGTAGAGCTTGTTAAAAAGCATTTTGATCTAAGACCGGCGGCCATAATAAGAGATTTAGACTTAAGAAGACCTATCTTTAGACAAACAGCTGCATATGGGCACTTTGGAAGAACTGATATAGAGCTACCTTGGGAAAAAACAGATAGAGCTGAAATTCTTAGAAAAGAAGGACTAGGAGAATAA
- a CDS encoding DUF378 domain-containing protein encodes MDRIALVLVIIGALNWLLVGLFGYDLVAALLGGSGAISAGQASGISRVVYALVGIAGAYAVSFLFRNREVRD; translated from the coding sequence ATGGATAGAATAGCTCTTGTATTAGTTATAATAGGCGCTCTTAACTGGTTATTAGTTGGACTTTTTGGTTATGACTTAGTAGCAGCATTATTAGGTGGTTCAGGAGCTATATCTGCTGGTCAAGCATCTGGAATCAGCAGAGTAGTTTATGCTTTAGTAGGTATAGCAGGTGCCTATGCAGTAAGCTTTCTCTTTAGAAATAGAGAAGTTAGGGACTAA
- a CDS encoding ATP-dependent RecD-like DNA helicase: MSKEIKGVVREIIFQNEDNGYVVAEINTGQEDAVVVGYIPIINVGETMSFEGNIIVHPIYGEQLQVVSSKQIAPSSIEGITKYLSSGLLKGIGPKMAERIVEKFGKDSLDIIQYNPDRLTEVSGIGPKKAKDIAEAYEEQREIKEVMIFLSQFGVSTAYAVKIFRKYGDKTVEYLSENPYRLADDIVGIGFKMADTIAKKMGIDPKSPYRIMCGIKYSLTQYNLEGHTYAIKEELIQRTSKMLGVDSSMVEDGIINLTINGDLHQEKINDNTAVFPMSFFYAETGVCKNLIGLSGTSFNDSNLDIKEEIEKIENDEEICLAEKQKKAIEEAFRNGVTVITGGPGTGKTTIVNSIIKLFEGQSLKIGLAAPTGRAAKRLTETTGREAKTIHRLLEYSFSDDGSGMAFMKNGEDPLSFDVIIIDEVSMVDILLMYHLLKSIMPGTRLILVGDVDQLPSVGPGNVLHDIIGSGLVKVVRLTEIFRQARESMIVVNAHRINQGLKPQVNIKDKDFFFLPKRNQDDILHTIKELCIRRLPKFNNYDPSKDIQVLTPMKNSKVGTINMNKELQSILNPEAKEKKEKTIGDKVFRVGDKIMQIKNNYNIKWKSENGLRKGEGVFNGDIGYITAIDEEAKLLSACFDDEKYVDYDFSGLDEIELAYSITIHKSQGSEFPVVVMPLCWGPPMLLNKNLLYTGVTRAKELVVLVGMEKYLYMMIRNERNSNRNSGLGFRLKRIKDEELLSF, translated from the coding sequence ATGTCTAAGGAAATTAAAGGTGTTGTGAGGGAAATTATATTTCAAAATGAAGATAATGGCTATGTAGTGGCTGAGATAAATACTGGACAAGAGGATGCAGTTGTAGTAGGCTACATACCTATCATAAATGTAGGTGAAACTATGTCCTTTGAGGGAAATATAATTGTTCATCCTATATATGGGGAGCAATTACAGGTGGTAAGCAGTAAACAGATTGCACCATCAAGTATTGAAGGTATCACAAAATATTTGTCATCGGGACTTTTAAAGGGTATAGGGCCTAAGATGGCAGAAAGGATTGTAGAGAAGTTTGGTAAGGATTCCCTTGACATTATTCAGTACAATCCTGATCGCTTAACGGAGGTCAGTGGTATAGGTCCCAAAAAAGCTAAGGATATTGCTGAGGCCTATGAAGAACAAAGAGAGATAAAGGAAGTAATGATCTTTTTGAGTCAGTTTGGTGTGTCCACTGCCTATGCGGTTAAAATATTTAGAAAATATGGTGATAAAACCGTTGAGTATTTAAGTGAAAATCCCTATAGACTAGCTGATGACATAGTAGGTATTGGATTTAAGATGGCGGATACCATTGCAAAAAAAATGGGAATAGATCCTAAGTCTCCATATAGGATAATGTGTGGTATAAAATATTCCTTGACTCAATACAATTTAGAGGGTCATACCTATGCCATTAAGGAGGAGCTTATTCAAAGGACTTCTAAGATGTTAGGTGTGGATAGTTCTATGGTTGAGGATGGAATTATTAATTTAACAATAAATGGTGATTTGCATCAGGAGAAGATTAATGATAATACAGCTGTTTTTCCTATGTCCTTTTTCTATGCAGAAACAGGAGTGTGTAAGAACCTTATAGGGTTATCTGGTACAAGCTTTAATGACTCCAACTTAGACATAAAAGAAGAAATAGAGAAAATCGAAAACGACGAAGAAATTTGTCTTGCTGAAAAACAAAAAAAGGCTATTGAAGAAGCCTTCAGAAATGGTGTTACAGTCATAACTGGAGGGCCGGGAACTGGGAAAACGACGATTGTTAATAGTATAATAAAATTATTTGAAGGGCAAAGCCTTAAGATAGGTCTAGCGGCTCCTACGGGAAGGGCTGCGAAGAGACTTACTGAAACCACTGGTAGAGAGGCAAAGACCATTCACAGACTTTTGGAATATTCCTTTTCCGATGATGGTAGCGGAATGGCTTTTATGAAGAATGGAGAAGACCCTCTGAGCTTTGATGTAATAATTATTGATGAGGTGTCAATGGTGGATATTCTTTTAATGTATCATCTACTCAAGTCAATTATGCCAGGTACTAGACTTATATTAGTTGGCGATGTGGATCAGCTGCCATCGGTAGGGCCGGGAAACGTATTACACGATATAATAGGAAGCGGACTTGTAAAGGTTGTTAGATTAACTGAGATATTTAGACAGGCTAGGGAAAGTATGATAGTCGTTAATGCCCATAGAATAAATCAAGGATTAAAGCCCCAGGTTAATATAAAGGATAAAGACTTTTTCTTTTTGCCAAAGAGAAATCAAGATGACATACTCCACACCATAAAGGAGCTTTGCATTAGAAGACTTCCAAAGTTTAATAATTATGATCCCAGTAAGGATATTCAAGTGTTAACCCCCATGAAAAATAGCAAGGTTGGAACAATAAATATGAACAAGGAACTGCAAAGTATACTTAACCCCGAAGCTAAGGAGAAGAAGGAAAAAACCATTGGAGATAAGGTTTTTAGAGTTGGTGATAAGATAATGCAGATAAAAAATAACTACAATATAAAATGGAAGAGTGAGAATGGTCTTAGAAAAGGGGAAGGGGTATTTAATGGAGATATAGGATATATTACAGCCATAGATGAAGAAGCAAAGCTTCTATCGGCTTGCTTTGATGATGAAAAATATGTGGACTATGATTTTTCAGGCCTTGACGAGATAGAGCTTGCTTATTCCATTACAATACATAAGAGTCAGGGAAGTGAATTCCCAGTAGTTGTTATGCCTCTTTGTTGGGGGCCACCAATGCTTTTGAATAAAAACCTATTGTATACAGGAGTAACCCGTGCTAAGGAGTTAGTAGTTTTAGTGGGTATGGAGAAGTATTTATATATGATGATAAGGAATGAAAGAAATTCAAATAGAAATTCGGGACTTGGATTTAGGCTTAAGAGGATTAAAGATGAAGAATTATTAAGTTTTTAG